The following coding sequences lie in one Rutidosis leptorrhynchoides isolate AG116_Rl617_1_P2 chromosome 4, CSIRO_AGI_Rlap_v1, whole genome shotgun sequence genomic window:
- the LOC139841876 gene encoding uncharacterized protein, with protein sequence MSPNATTPVHHLSLRSVLEKEKLNDTDFLDWYHNFVLKVEKKSYILDGPVPEEPPANATKSIRDAWTKHTDDSTEVACLMLATMIPDLQKDLEHHDAFEMLKQLKEMFQQQARQQRFETVRALHACKMTEGTSVSSYVLKMKSYIDQLERLGSSIGPELAIDLILNSLPKSYDQFVLNYNMNNLEKSISELHLMLKTVEKNIPSKPSEVLMIREGKIKKPQAKGKGKGKPKSQGNYKGKKFVPKDSVKKKEKPAKDATCFHCGEIGH encoded by the coding sequence atgtcaCCCAATGCAACTACACCCGTTCACCACCTTTCTCTAAGATCTGTCTTAGAGAAGGAAAAACTCAATGATACGGACTTCTTAGACTGGTATCATAATTTTGTTCTCAAAGTCGAAAAGAAGTCGTATATACTTGATGGACCCGTTCCCGAGGAACCCCCTGCTAATGCCACTAAGAGCATCCGAGATGCTTGGACTAAGCACACAGATGACTCCACAGAGGTAGCTTGCCTCATGTTAGCCACCATGATTCCAGACTTGCAAAAGGACCTGGAACATCATGATGCCTTTGAGATGCTTAAGCAGCTAAAGGAAATGTTCCAGCAACAAGCTAGGCAACAACGCTTTGAAACTGTCAGAGCGTTACACGCATGCAAGATGACAGAGGGGACATCTGTAAGCTCTTATGTTCTAAAAATGAAGAGCTACATAGATCAGCTTGAGAGGCTTGGATCTTCCATTGGTCCTGAGTTGGCAATAGACTTGATCCTCAACTCACTACCAAAGTCATATGACCAGTTCGTCTTGAACTACAATATGAACAATTTGGAGAAATCTATCTCGGAGTTGCATTTAATGCTTAAGACTGTCGAGAAGAATATTCCATCCAAACCCTCTGAAGTCCTCATGATTCGGGAAGGAAAAATCAAAAAGCCACAAGCCAAAGGCAAAGGTAAAGGCAAACCTAAGAGTCAAGGCAACTATAAAGGCAAAAAGTTTGTCCCAAAGGATTCTGTTAAGAAGAAAGAAAAACCTGCCAAAGATGCCACTTGTTTCCATTGTGGAGAAATTGGTCATTGA
- the LOC139841875 gene encoding secreted RxLR effector protein 161-like: protein MAVKNILKYLRRTKDMFLIYGGVEEDLTAKCYTDASFQTDRDDSRSQSGYVFILNRGAITWKSSKQKVVAQSTTEAEYIAASEAAQEAAWMKKFITDLGVMPSIEDPIEIFL from the coding sequence ATGGCTGTCAAGAACATCCTAAAGTACTTGAGaaggactaaagatatgttcttaattTATGGTGGTGTGGAAGAAGATCTTACTGCAAAGTGCTACACAGATGCTAGCTTCCAAACTGATAGAGATGATTCACGATCACAATCTGGATATGTCTTTATCTTGAATAGAGGAGCTATAACTTGGAAAAGTTCTAAGCAGAAAGTAGTTGCACAATCTACTAcagaagctgaatacattgctgcatcGGAGGCCGCACAAGAGGCTGCATGGATGAAAAAGTTTATTACTGATTTAGGTGTGATGCCAAGCATAGAAGACCCCATAGAAATATTTTTGTGA